The proteins below come from a single Thunnus thynnus chromosome 10, fThuThy2.1, whole genome shotgun sequence genomic window:
- the trip13 gene encoding pachytene checkpoint protein 2 homolog, which produces MEMGNQKQDVHVEVLVKSQSTAKLSEVRTHVLSLLNRHSMVFGNYRWTEFDEDFLRKHVESVAIVDIEEMVTQPLDLKSCSVSVHIFTLNEDGPSTLSLEEDEELSAANHWLLPAAEFHGIWESLVYESGVKTQLLDYVTTTIYFSDKNVDSNLISWNRVVLLHGPPGTGKTSLCKALAQKLSIRLSNRYSYGQFVEINSHSLFSKWFSESGKLVTKMFQKIQQLIDDKDALVFVLIDEVESLTAARNACQAGTEPSDAIRVVNSVLTQLDQIKRHSNVVILTTSNVTEKIDLAFVDRADIKQYIGPPSEKGIYNIYLSCLEELMKCQIIYPRQQLFTMFELETMGFAKSEVSEHSLNLRNIALKSKGLSGRALRKLPFLAHSLFVKTPTVTLERFLEAMDRAVDRQKEEKANLVNGV; this is translated from the exons aTGGAGATGGGAAACCAAAAACAAGACGTCCATGTGGAGGTCCTTGTTAAATCTCAAAG CACTGCTAAACTGTCTGAGGTGAGGACGCATGTTCTGTCTCTGCTGAATCGTCACAGCATGGTATTTGGAAACTACAGATGGACAGAGTTTGATGAAGACTTCCTACGCAAACACGTGGAGTCTGTGGCTATAGTTGATATAGAGGAAATGGTAACACAG CCCCTTGATTTGAAGAGTTGCTCTGTCTCTGTTCACATCTTCACTCTGAATGAGGATGGACCGAGCACGCTCAGTttggaggaggatgaggagctTTCAGCAGCCAATCACTGGCTGCTGCCAGCAG ctgAATTCCATGGCATTTGGGAGAGTCTGGTATATGAGAGTGGAGTCAAAACCCAG CTCCTGGATTATGTCACAACAACAATTTACTTCTCCGACAAAAATGTCGACAGCAACCTGATTTCGTGGAACCGCGTTGTGCTGCTTCATG GACCCCCGGGCACAGGCAAAACGTCACTGTGCAAAGCTCTTGCCCAGAAGCTGTCAATCAGACTGTCTAATCG GTATTCTTATGGGCAATTTGTTGAGATAAACAGCCACAGCTTGTTCTCAAAGTGGTTCTCAGAG AGCGGTAAACTGGTCACGAAGATGTTTCAAAAGATCCAACAACTGATTGATGACAAAGACGCTCTTGTGTTTGTTCTGATTGATGAG gtggagagtctgacagcagcgaGGAACGCCTGCCAAGCGGGAACAGAACCCTCTGACGCCATCCGTGTGGTCAACTCTGTCCTGACTCAATTGGACCAGATCAAACG ACATTCCAACGTTGTGATCCTGACGACTTCCAATGTGACAGAAAAGATTGACCTGGCTTTTGTGGACAGAGCTGACATCAAGCAGTACATCGGACCTCCATCTGAGAAGGGCATCTACAACATCTACCTCTCCTGCCTGGAGGAGCTGATGAAG TGCCAGATCATCTACCCCCGGCAGCAGCTGTTTACCATGTTTGAGCTTGAGACGATGGGTTTTGCAAAGAGTGAGGTGTCTGAACACAGTCTGAACCTGAGGAACATTGCTCT AAAAAGCAAAGGTTTGAGTGGAAGAGCACTCAGGAAGTTACCGTTTCTAGCTCATTCATTGTTTGTAAAG ACACCAACCGTGACTCTGGAGAGGTTTCTGGAGGCTATGGACCGAGCGGTGGATagacagaaggaggaaaaagcAAACCTAGTCAATGGTGTCTGA